In the Oncorhynchus keta strain PuntledgeMale-10-30-2019 chromosome 14, Oket_V2, whole genome shotgun sequence genome, one interval contains:
- the LOC118393923 gene encoding programmed cell death protein 5-like isoform X1, which yields MADDELEAIRRQRMAELQSKHGSLSWNQMTPGDSSNDQQGQQEAKQRETEMRNSMLAQVLDQSARARLSNLALVKPEKAKAVENYLIQMARMGQLGGKISETGLIDILEKVSQQTEKKTTVKFNRRKVMDSDDDEEDD from the exons ATGGCAGACGACGAATTGGAGGCTATCAGGCGGCAACGCATGGCCGAACTGCAGTCAAAACATGGG AGTCTGTCTTGGAACCAAATGACTCCGGGG GACTCTTCAAATGACCAGCAAGGGCAGCAGGAGGCCAAACAGAG GGAAACAGAGATGAGGAACTCCATGCTGGCTCAGGTTCTAGACCAGTCTGCCCGCGCCAGAT TGAGTAACTTGGCTCTGGTGAAGCCAGAGAAGGCCAAAGCAGTGGAGAATTACCTCATACAGATGGCCCGCATGGGCCAGCTGGGAGGAAAG ATTTCAGAGACTGGTTTGATCGACATCTTAGAAAAAGTTAGTCAGCAAACAGAAAAAAAGACAACTGTCAAG TTCAACCGACGAAAGGTGATGGACtcagatgatgatgaggaggatgatTGA
- the LOC118393923 gene encoding programmed cell death protein 5-like isoform X2, with protein sequence MADDELEAIRRQRMAELQSKHGDSSNDQQGQQEAKQRETEMRNSMLAQVLDQSARARLSNLALVKPEKAKAVENYLIQMARMGQLGGKISETGLIDILEKVSQQTEKKTTVKFNRRKVMDSDDDEEDD encoded by the exons ATGGCAGACGACGAATTGGAGGCTATCAGGCGGCAACGCATGGCCGAACTGCAGTCAAAACATGGG GACTCTTCAAATGACCAGCAAGGGCAGCAGGAGGCCAAACAGAG GGAAACAGAGATGAGGAACTCCATGCTGGCTCAGGTTCTAGACCAGTCTGCCCGCGCCAGAT TGAGTAACTTGGCTCTGGTGAAGCCAGAGAAGGCCAAAGCAGTGGAGAATTACCTCATACAGATGGCCCGCATGGGCCAGCTGGGAGGAAAG ATTTCAGAGACTGGTTTGATCGACATCTTAGAAAAAGTTAGTCAGCAAACAGAAAAAAAGACAACTGTCAAG TTCAACCGACGAAAGGTGATGGACtcagatgatgatgaggaggatgatTGA
- the LOC118393925 gene encoding diphosphomevalonate decarboxylase-like isoform X2, whose product MPEDSGKELTMVTCSAPVNIAVIKYWGKRDEELILPINSSLSVTLHQDQLKTTTTVACSRLFQEDRIWLNGKEEDITQPRLQSCLREIRRLARKRRSDGEADVDTAGLSHKVHICSVNNFPTAAGLASSAAGYACLVYTLSRVMGVEGELSVVSRQGSGSACRSMYGGFVQWIMGQQGDGKDSLAQQVEPETHWPELRVLVLVVSAERKPVGSTSGMQTSVETSILLKHRADSVVPARMKEMIEAVHKRDFIAFAELTMKDSNQFHATCLDTYPPIFYLNDVSRRVINLVHRYNRHYRETKVAYTFDAGPNAVIYTLQQNVEEFVQVVKHFFPPETNGGQFLQGLPVAPTTLSEELMQDIGWTWTSRGRGP is encoded by the exons ATGCCCGAGGACAGCGGCAAAGAGCTCACCATGGTAACATGCAGTGCGCCTGTGAATATTGCTGTTATCAAATACT gggggaagagggatgAGGAGTTGATTCTACCTATAAATTCATCTTTGAGTGTCACATTACATCAAGACCAG CTCAAGACGACCACAACAGTGGCGTGCAGCAGGTTGTTCCAGGAGGATCGTATCTGGCTCAACGGCAAAGAGGAGGACATAACCCAGCCCAGACTACAGTCCTGCCTTCGGGAGA TTCGGCGCCTGGCCCGTAAGCGACGTAGTGATGGGGAGGCTGATGTAGACACGGCCGGTTTGTCCCATAAAGTCCACATCTGCTCTGTCAACAACTTCCCAACTGCAGCCGGACTGGCCTCCTCTGCTGCCGGCTATGCCTGTCTGG TGTACACCCTGTCCCGGGTgatgggagtggagggggagttgTCTGTGGTTTCTAGGCAGGGTTCAGGCAGTGCCTGTAGGAGTATGTATGGGGGCTTCGTCCAATGGATTATGGGCCAGCAAGGAGATGGCAAGGACAGTCTGGCCCAGCAGGTGGAGCCAGAGACTCACTGGCCTGAGCTCAGGGTCCTTGTACTGGTG gTCAGTGCCGAGAGGAAACCAGTTGGCAGCACTTCTGGCATGCAAACTAGTGTAGAGACGAGCATTCTCCTGaag CACCGGGCAGACTCTGTGGTCCCAGCCAGGATGAAGGAGATGATTGAGGCTGTACATAAGAGGGACTTTATTGCATTCGCTGAACTGACCATGAAGGACAGCAATCAGTTCCATGCCACTTGCCTGGACACCTACCCACCCATCTTCTACCTCAACGACGTGTCGCGCCGTGTTATCAACCTTGTGCACCGCTATAACCGTCACTACAGGGAAACAAAG GTGGCATACACATTTGATGCAGGTCCCAATGCAGTGATCTACACTCTTCAGCAGAATGTGGAAGAGTTTGTCCAGGTGGTCAAACACTTCTTCCCACCAGAGACCAATGGAGGACA GTTTCTACAGGGTCTTCCGGTTGCCCCAACAACACTATCTGAGGAGCTGATGCAGGACATTG GCTGGACCTGGACCTCGCGTGGTAGAGGACCCTAG
- the LOC118393925 gene encoding diphosphomevalonate decarboxylase-like isoform X1: protein MPEDSGKELTMVTCSAPVNIAVIKYWGKRDEELILPINSSLSVTLHQDQLKTTTTVACSRLFQEDRIWLNGKEEDITQPRLQSCLREIRRLARKRRSDGEADVDTAGLSHKVHICSVNNFPTAAGLASSAAGYACLVYTLSRVMGVEGELSVVSRQGSGSACRSMYGGFVQWIMGQQGDGKDSLAQQVEPETHWPELRVLVLVVSAERKPVGSTSGMQTSVETSILLKHRADSVVPARMKEMIEAVHKRDFIAFAELTMKDSNQFHATCLDTYPPIFYLNDVSRRVINLVHRYNRHYRETKVAYTFDAGPNAVIYTLQQNVEEFVQVVKHFFPPETNGGQFLQGLPVAPTTLSEELMQDIGMEPMVKGICYIISTKAGPGPRVVEDPSEHLLGSDGLPKESA, encoded by the exons ATGCCCGAGGACAGCGGCAAAGAGCTCACCATGGTAACATGCAGTGCGCCTGTGAATATTGCTGTTATCAAATACT gggggaagagggatgAGGAGTTGATTCTACCTATAAATTCATCTTTGAGTGTCACATTACATCAAGACCAG CTCAAGACGACCACAACAGTGGCGTGCAGCAGGTTGTTCCAGGAGGATCGTATCTGGCTCAACGGCAAAGAGGAGGACATAACCCAGCCCAGACTACAGTCCTGCCTTCGGGAGA TTCGGCGCCTGGCCCGTAAGCGACGTAGTGATGGGGAGGCTGATGTAGACACGGCCGGTTTGTCCCATAAAGTCCACATCTGCTCTGTCAACAACTTCCCAACTGCAGCCGGACTGGCCTCCTCTGCTGCCGGCTATGCCTGTCTGG TGTACACCCTGTCCCGGGTgatgggagtggagggggagttgTCTGTGGTTTCTAGGCAGGGTTCAGGCAGTGCCTGTAGGAGTATGTATGGGGGCTTCGTCCAATGGATTATGGGCCAGCAAGGAGATGGCAAGGACAGTCTGGCCCAGCAGGTGGAGCCAGAGACTCACTGGCCTGAGCTCAGGGTCCTTGTACTGGTG gTCAGTGCCGAGAGGAAACCAGTTGGCAGCACTTCTGGCATGCAAACTAGTGTAGAGACGAGCATTCTCCTGaag CACCGGGCAGACTCTGTGGTCCCAGCCAGGATGAAGGAGATGATTGAGGCTGTACATAAGAGGGACTTTATTGCATTCGCTGAACTGACCATGAAGGACAGCAATCAGTTCCATGCCACTTGCCTGGACACCTACCCACCCATCTTCTACCTCAACGACGTGTCGCGCCGTGTTATCAACCTTGTGCACCGCTATAACCGTCACTACAGGGAAACAAAG GTGGCATACACATTTGATGCAGGTCCCAATGCAGTGATCTACACTCTTCAGCAGAATGTGGAAGAGTTTGTCCAGGTGGTCAAACACTTCTTCCCACCAGAGACCAATGGAGGACA GTTTCTACAGGGTCTTCCGGTTGCCCCAACAACACTATCTGAGGAGCTGATGCAGGACATTGGTATGGAGCCCATGGTGAAGGGAATCTGCTATATAATCAGCActaag GCTGGACCTGGACCTCGCGTGGTAGAGGACCCTAGTGAGCATCTGCTTGGATCCGACGGGCTGCCCAAGGAGAGTGCATGA
- the LOC118393926 gene encoding cytochrome b-245 light chain-like, which yields MSERFYMQHEICVPGGFILAAVLGCVCLGIASLIYLAAAIRGEQWEPILPRKESARKPVGESIKLPPQNPPPRPPAEMRRKRAEDLEAAAYVNPIAVTANDD from the exons ATGTCAGAGCGTTTCTACATGCAGCATGA GATCTGCGTTCCTGGTGGTTTCATCCTTGCAGCTGTTCTTGGCTGTGTCTGCCTCGGCATAGCTAGCCTCATCTACCTTGCG GCGGCCATCCGAGGGGAGCAGTGGGAGCCCATCCTGCCCAGGAAGGAGAGTGCCCGTAAGCCGGTGGGAGAGAGCATCAAGCTCCCTCCCCAGAACCCACCACCACGCCCACCCGCAGAGATGCGCAGGAAACGGGCAGAGGACCTGGAGGCGGCTGCCTATGTCAACCCCATCGCTGTCACTGCCAATGATGACTAG